CATTTTGCATATGCAACATGCAGCAGGCACTTACGCTTTTGAGCGTGCTATCTTTTTGTTACCGCTACTTCTTAGAGCGACAGGTTATCGCAAACCAATTGTCACGACAGTGCATGAATATGGTTGGTGGGAATGGCAACCGAAAGGTATTCCACCGGAACTTGTAGAATGGTTGAAAATGTGGGGACAGCAGCGCGGGTGGTGGGATAGAGAAGATGGGTTTTTACTGACTTACAGTGATGCATTGATTACAACGAACGCGGAGGCAGAAGAAGTTATTTATAAACGACTACCGCAGTTGACTAACCGCGTGTCGCGTATTCCCATCGCTGCAAATGTCGATGTTACCCCAATTGACCGAAACACAGCACGTCAGCAATTGCGTCAAAGGTGTAACTTTGCTTTAGATACCAGCATCATCGCTTTTTTTGGCTTTCTCCACCCAGTCAAAGGCATAGAAACGCTTCTACCAGCATTCAAAAAAGTTCTAACAACTCATCCGCAAGCGCGACTGTTGCTGCTTGGCGGTGTGGAAAGTCTAGCTTTGCGGGGAGAAGAAGCAAAACGTTACTGGGATAAACTCCACACGCTTGTAGCTGAACTAAACTTAAGCGAAATGGTGCATCTTACCGGCTATCTTGATGTTGAAACTGCCTCAAAATATCTTTCCGGGTGTGATATTGGAGTGCTACCCTTCAACCACGGAATGACGATGAAAAGCGGTTCACTTCTGGCTTTGTTGGCTCATGGTTTGCCAGTCATTGCGACTCAACATCCCACACCTCTACCCGATGGACATCCAGTACAGCTCGTTCCTCCTCGCGATATAGACGCTTTGGCAGATGCACTTTGCCAACTCCTAAACGACCCTGATAAATGGAACCATTTAGGTGATGCTGGTCGTACTTTTGTCCAAAACTTCACTTGGTGTAATATTGCGCGATCGCACTTCAACATCTATCAAAAACTCCTCTCCTGTGCGTCCTTGGCGACGCCCTTCGGGTTCGCCAGTTCCCTACGGCGGGAAACCCGCCTTCAGGACTGGACTCACCAGTCGCCTGGGTCGGGAAACCCTCCTGCATAGCGCTGGCTCGTCTTGGCGGTTCTTTTAAAAAAAAGTCCGAATGCAACTCGAAAATGTCAAAAAAATCGACGTTCTCCGCGCCAACGCCATCGGCGATTTTATCTTTGCCCTACCTCAGTCATAAGTTGTCAGTAATTTATACTTAGCACTTGCTACTCAGCACTCAGCACTTCTTTAGTGAATTCTACCTCAAGGACGCTATATCGATGCCTTGGGAAAGATGCCATACACACAAAAAATTTGGTATCAATTGCGTCAGGGGGAAAGCACATCACTGGAAAAAGGGACATCGTAATGAATTTAAAGGCGATTTGGGGACTATTCCAAGAGACATTCAATGAATGGAGTAACGATAAGGTGTCGCGCTTAGCCGCAGCGTTATCTTATTACACGATTTTTTCTATTGCCCCATTGCTGATTATTGTGATTGCGATCGCCGGCGCAGTCTTTGGAGAAGAGGCAGCACGGGGCGCAATTGTAGGGCAACTACAAGGCTTAGTCGGCAAATCTAGCGCAGAAGTTATCCAGACAGCCATTCAAAATGCCAGCCAGCCTAAAGCGGGAACAATCGCCTCACTCATCAGTATTGTTGTCCTGCTGTTTGGTGCGACTGGTTTATTTAGCGAGTTGCAAGATTCCCTGAATACAATTTGGGAAGTGCAGCCGAAACCAGGACGCGCTATGAAAAACATGATTCGCCAACGCTTTACGTCGTTTGCGATGGTTCTAGCTATTGGCTTTTTACTGCTCGTTTCACTTGTACTCAGCGCCGTGTTGGCAGCACTGATTAGTTACTTTAGAAATGTGGTACCGGGTATAGATTACATCTGGCAGATTGTTAACTTCATCGTTGGTTTTGTCGTCACTACGGTGCTATTTGGACTAATTTTCAAAGTCCTGCCAGATGTCAAAATTACTTGGAATGATGTTTTGATTGGAGCTGCCCTCACTGCACTTTTGTTCTCCATTGGCAGGTTTCTGTTGGGACAGTATCTGGGAAACGGCAGCTTTGGCTCAACCTACGGTGCGGCTGGTTCAATCGTAGTTATTCTGGTTTGGGTTAACTATGCCGCTCAGATTCTCTTTTTCGGGGCTGAGTTTACCCAGGTTTATGCTAGAAAATACGGTTCCCGTATTGTTCCTGCCGATAATGCCATTCCCATCACTGAAGAAGCTCGTCTAAATTTAGGAATGAAACCCAAAACGGCACAAACAAGAATCAGGAAACAGTCTGGCAAAAACTCTAACTTGATGAGTCGCTTATTGCGTCGCTTTACCCAACCAAAGCACGTGAAGCGCAAAAGAAGTCATCGGTAATTTTAAAAACTTCTGTTGCAACAGGTTTGTTTTTAGTATTTAGAACCACAGATGAATCATAAATGCAGACCAATAAATTATCTGTGTAACCTACAGCACGGCTTACACCTACATATCTGTTTATCTGTGGATTCATTTTCATAGTAATTGACTTTTACAAGATATCTATAGCGATCCTAAATGAGTTGTGAACTTACTCGTTGAGGCAGCAAACAGGGAATAGCGAACAGCAAAGAGGGATGTACAGATATACTTCGTTTTTTCACAAATCAAATAGGACTGCTATATTCTTCATCCTTTTTAAACACCCTTCAAGAAAAGCCTCTAGAGAAAACTAGAGGCTTTAATAGTCATTGAGAAGAGAAATGCTGGAGAAGCATTGCAGTTTTATTCTGCCTTATGGCTCACGATGTACCCACATCCAGAAGGAATAGAATTTTAAAAGTAACTTTCTACACTTAAAAATAAGAAGACCCCGATAGAGCCGGGGTTTTACTCTACGCAAATTCTATTTCAGAAATACCGCTTTTTATTTTGCTTTCAGGTAAACAATCGCACCAGATTCCAAAGATATAAAGTTTAAATATGTGATTTTGTATACATTAAATAAATCACTCTTATGATCTAAGCCTACTTTTGCTAAAAGTCTCATAAAGAGTCTTTATGACTTCGCTCTATTCTCTGTACAATATGACGGTGGTATTCTGTGGCGGATTGTGATTGAGCGTTATACCTTGCCCGAAATGGGCAATCTATGGACAGAAGCATATAAGCTAAAAACTTGGCTGCAAGTAGAAATCGCTGTTTGTGAGGCTCAGGCTGAGTTGGGTTACATTCCTACTGAGGCGGTTGAGGAAATTAAGGCAAGGGCGAATTTTGATCCAAAGCGGGTCTTGGAAATTGAGGCTGAAGTCCGCCACGATATGATTGCTTTCTTGACAAATGTTAATGAGTATGTAGGTGAAGCGGGGCGTTACATTCACCTGGGTTTAACAAGTTCCGATGTGCTGGATACGGCTTTAGCACTGCAACTGGTTGCCAGTCTGGATATACTGATGCAACGCCTAGAAGATTTGATTGAGGCAATTCGTCAAAAGGCAAAGGAACATCGCACTACCGTAATGATTGGACGTTCCCACGGCATTCACGCTGAACCTATCACCTTTGGGTTTAAGCTTGCCGGATGGTTGGCAGAAGTGTTGCGACACCAAGAACGCCTAAAAATTCTACGTGAAACGATCGCCGTCGGCAAGATTTCTGGTGCAGTGGGAACATATGCAAATATTGAACCTCGCGTAGAGGCGATCGCTTGCCAAAAATTAGGACTTCAACCCGATACAGCATCGACACAGGTGATATCGCGCGATCGCCATGCTGATTATGTACAGCAATTAGCTTTGTTAGCGGCATCCATTGAACGCTTTGCTGTTGAAATTCGCAATTTGCAAAGAACAGACGTTCTGGAAGTGGAAGAATTCTTCTCCAAAGGGCAAAAAGGCTCCTCAGCAATGCCACACAAACGCAACCCCATCCGTTCCGAACGACTCACAGGGATGGCACGACTCGTTCGTTCTCATGCTGGTGCTGCTTTGGAAAATATCGCTTTGTGGCATGAAAGGGATATTTCTCACAGTTCTGTCGAACGAGTAATTTTCCCGGATGCTTGCATCTTGACACACTTTATGCTGGTAGAAATAACCGAATTGGTGAAAAATCTGCTCGTTTATCCTGAGAACATGGAGCAGAATATGAATCGCTACGGTGGTGTTGTGTTCAGCCAAAAGGTGCTACTAGCATTGGTAGACAAGGGAATGAGCCGCGAGGAAGCTTATGCGATCGTGCAAGGAAACGCTCACACTGCTTGGAATAAACCAGACGGCAATTTCCACGACTTAATTGTCAAAGATCCACAGGTTACTCAAAAGTTGTCACCCGCAGAAATTGAAGTATGTTTTGACCCACAACAACATCTGCGACACTTAGAGCAGGTTTACCAACGGTTGGGAATTTAACGGCTTTGGTGTAAATCCCTCGCCATAACCGGGCAACAAAAACACAGCGACTTATATTATGATGTTGGCTCTTATTGCCCATAATAAAACTTGTTTGTAGTCAGGACTTCAGTCCTCGCTTTTTTGGTAAAGAGGACTAAAGTCCTGACTACGAACTTCCGCAGGGTTATGTCATCGGACATGATATAACCCAGCAGATACTTATAAACAGGCAATAAATAACGAGCCAAATTGAGTGTGTCTCTGGGAAGATTCTGTGAACTTTTGCTTGTGTTTGAATTGTGCTCACAGCTATGTATAGTTGAGCATAGCTGGCATACAAGGAGAAAGGATGTCAGAAAGTACGTCAAACTCAGAAATGCTCTATCGAGTTCTCGGTAGTACAGGAGAGAGAGTTTCCGCGATTGGACTGGGTGGTTGGCACATTGGCTTGAAGTACGTTGATGAGCAATTGGGCATACGTATTGTTCGTACAGCGATTGATCGTGGCATCACCTTTATGGATAACAGTTGGGATTACAACGATGGAGTCAGCGAGATTCGCATGGGGAAAGCCCTCCGCGATGGCTACCGAGACAAAGTATTCCTGATGACAAAAATTGACGGTCGATCTAAGAAAGAAGCCGCAAAACAGATAGACGAATCGCTTCAACGCCTGCAAGTTGATTATATTGATCTTGTCCAGCACCACGAAATTATCCGGTATGAAGATCCGCATCGAGTTTTTGATGAAGAAGGCGCAAATGCCGCTTTCATTGAGGCGCGGGAAGCTGGTAAGCTGCGATACATTGGCTTCACTGGGCATAAAGACCCTCATGTTCATCTGCATATGCTTGAAGTTGCAGCCGAACAAGGATTTAAGTTTGATACAGTGCAAATGCCGCTGAATGTGATGGATGCACACTACCGGAGTTTTGAGAAACTGGTTCTGCCAGAACTCGTCAAACAAAACATCGGCGTTCTAGGTATGAAAAGTTTGGCGAACGGTATTATTTTACAGTCAAAAACTGTAACGCCAATTGAGTGTCTACACTATGCGCTAAATCTGCCCACATCGGTTGTGATTACGGGAATTGATAGTATGGAAATTCTTGATCAGGCATTTGAAGCGGTGCGGACGTTTCAGCCCATGAATCAGCAGCAGGTGCGATCGCTGTTAGCAAAAACAACAGAAGCAGCATCACGCGGCGAATTTGAGCCATTCAAAACCTCATCAATTTTTGACAGCACTGCCCAGAATCCTGATTGGCTGGGAGAGGAACCACAGCGTCTCCAGCAATTGATGCCAACATAATCAAGACATATCGCATTGATGGATGCGTTATACAGCAAGAGCTACGCATCTATCAATAATAGACTTCTTGCATTCATTCCAAAAAAAAGAGTAATTAACCACAGATGGACACAGATGGACACAGATGGAATCTACTTATGTAAAAGGTTTAATCTCTAACGACGGTAAGTCACTTCTGAAAAGCGATCGCTGAACTACTGTCTGTTGCAACACAATGTGCAAAAAGAAGTTACCTGTATAGTTCTCCGTTTAAAATTATATAACTACACTACGGGAATATACTTTAAGAACTTCTTTTATGAACAGATCAGATAAGGCAAACCAAATTGTCTCTCCTTGGTGGCGGTGGCTTCTTGAAGCTCTTTTCCCAGATAAAAAATTTGATGGACAATTTCAAAACCCAGGTAGTGAACAGGTTTTTGATTTTGACTCGGTGATGGCATCTGTTGACCCCATCACCACAATTGCATCTGACATCGCCTATTATCCAGAAAAGGACAAAGGTGAACTTTTTGCAATCTTTATCTCTGGGTTGGGACAACATGAATCAGAGTCTTCAAAAAGGAGCCGTAGGTATGCAACGACTCTCTTAACTGGCATTGCCAATATGCACAACTCCACGTTTCTTAAACAACGTCCAATGATCGCTTTCATTAACCGATATCTTGATTGGATTAATGCAGTTCTTGATTATCTAAATTTATCTGGTAGTCCAGTCATTGAAAATGCAGCAACTTTGATTACTTATGCCGTAAACAACAGCGTAAATCTCAATTTATCAGGCGATAGTCTTGGAACAATTTTCTTAGCTAGAGCTATTAAGATTGCTAAAAGAAACTTTATTTGTGGACGCGCTAGGGTGTTTGACTTTAGAGAACGACGAATTCAAGAACAAAAGTGGAAGCAACGCACTAGTCAACTTATCAATGTTTTCACATTCGGAAATGGCTATCGACAATGGGTAGCAGGTCCAAATTATATTATGGTTTTTATTCAAGGCGATGTATTACCAGAGAAATTTGGAATCACACCGCAAAGAGCTATTAAGCAAAAACGAAAGGATATCAAATTTTTAATTTTTCCGCGTTTGTTTCCTAAAGGCAACTTTGAATCCCATAACATGATGTTTACAATCGAACTTCTTCGCCAAACTTTTGAAAAAAATCAGATTGAAGTTGGTGATTTTGCTAGCTTATATAACAAACTCAATTCTAACACCCTAAAAATTGCCACACCCGATGAAGTATCATGGCCAAGCGACATGAAAGACTACGCATGGTATCCAGATAGCCTCAATTTTATTGATGCGTTAAGCAAAAGCTAACGTAGTTTACAAGATTGGCGATCGCCTCCAGTAGGCACCGAAGCAATCAAAAGATGCGTATTGAATTAACTGGTGACTTGAAAGCAAAAGACATAAGCCAGAAAGCCACGCGCGATGGTTCAGTTGAGCAGGAAATGGTTAAAGGGGTGAAAGCTACAAACATTGATTTAGGCAATTTAAACCAAGAAGCTTAAATCAGTGAACAGTATCACTTTCCGTGAAAATTTAAAATCCTTGCGCGATAATGGTTAGCCTGGTTAGTGAAAGTACTTTCTTTTGTTAACTCTCAGTAATTTTGCTCATTAGTAGTGGCGCGGCAAAACTAAAATGGTGTAATAAAAAAGGTTTGTAGTGAGCGCTTTAGCGCTAAATAAACTATAAATCTAATGCACAGCTTTAGCCTTGACACGCCACTACGAGAGCATCTTGCGGTTTTGTCTTTGCATCGCTGTGTTATTTAAATGTATTGGCTTGCATTGTTAATGCATCGGCTTGCATTGTTAATGTATTGGCTTGCATTGTTAATGCATCGGCTCGCATTGTTAATGCATCGGCTTGCATTGTTAATGTATCGGCTTGCAAAAATGAATTTACTCTTTTTTTCAAAAAATGTCTCTTTACTGTTAGTTTTTCTGTGGCAATGGGCACATTAAATATAGAATATATCACGTAAAATTCTATGCCTACTCAAGATACAACACGCCGTTTGAGTCCTCAAGTGATTAATCAAGATATTGACTCATTACACGGTTTGCAAACCATCAGCACCTACAACACAAGCCGTTCTGATGCTTCTGCTGCAAACTTACAGCAAGCTTATCAGGCTATGTTGACACAGCAACAAGCCGAAACCGAGAAACTAACTTTATACCGTGCTGCTGCCGATGCTGCCCGATTAGCAGAATGGGAATTTCACAATGCTATATTAGCTATGAAAGAAGCTGTGCGCGGGCAATATGGGTCAGATAGTGATCAGGCTCAAGCGGTTGGATTAAAGAAAAAATCAGACCGCAAACGTCCCACGCGCAAGAAGCTAGTTGCGGCTACAACATCAACTTAAGCATAGTTTTCTTTCGGGCGGGCATTGCTTACTAATATCTCAAATGTCGATCACATAAACTTTTCTGAGCAATGCCCATCCTACGATTTACTGCTGTCTTCTTCAACTGCACCCAATGCAAGAAGTGTCGCCCGCAATCCCAAAGCTTAATTGTCTGGTCTAAACTCCCACTAGCTATAGTTCAACCGTCAGAACTACAGGCAACAGATCCGATCCAATCCGTATGTCCTCTCACAGAATTTCTTGTTCAATGGTTGACAAACGCTGAAACTGCTGATCAATTATGTCTGAATATCACCAGTGATTCAATTGGTGGCACATTGTGGAGCGATCGCCAGATAACAAACTCAAATTCCTCCTGTAGTTTTTTCCCTGCTTCACACAAACAGAAGTTTTTTCAATTCCACCAATTCCTAATATTGCCACTAATCGACAACGGTCTTAGATAATCCATTGCTCTAAAGTTGGTAGTTCTTGAGAACGTCCGTAAAAGATAGAAACATCAATCGCCTCATCTCAGTCTTGATAAAAGCGGTTGACGGCTACAAGTTTGGTCAGAAGGAAGAAACATACAGCATTGTTGCCGCTCACGGCTACTTATGCACACAGATGATTTATCTGTGTTAATCTGTGTGCATCTGTGGTTTTAAATATCTTAAATATCTTAAATATCATTGTATGACTTTTGCCAAAGATCTCATTTCTTACGTTAATGGGAAATATGTCCCATCAGACCAAGCTTCTCTGCCAGTTAATGATTTAGGAATTGTACGAGGGTATGGAGTATTTGATTATTTACGCACTTATAACGGAGTGCCATTTAGACTACGAGAACACGTTCAAAGGCTGCAAAATTCAGCAGAATTAATTGGCTTAAATTTGCCGTGGTCAACTGAGGAGATAGAAGCAATTACTCAAGAAACACTTAAGCGGAACAATTTGCCAGAAGCGAACATTCGGATTGTGGTAACTGGCGGTTCTTCAGCCGACTTTATAACTCCTCCAGAACAACCTAGTTTAGTGGTTATTGTCTCTCCTATTTCCCAATATCCAGTGGAATATTATGAACAAGGGGTAAAAGTTGTCACTGTAGAAATGGAGCGGTTCATTCCTAACGCAAAAACTCTGAATTATATTTCTGCCATTATGGCTCTACAACAGGCAAAACGCGCTAGTGCGATTGACGCATTGTATGTCAATCAGCAAAATCATGTGTTGGAAGGAACGACTACAAATTTCTTTGTTTTTCGAGACTCTCAACTAATTACGCCAAAAGACAATATTCTTCATGGTATTACAAGAAATGTTGTCTTGGAACTTGCTAAAAACCGATTCGAGATAGTTGAGAAACCTATTTATTACAGCGATTTGAATAGTTGTGAAGAAGCTTTTATAACATCTTCAACAAAAGAGATTATGCCCGTAGTTCAAATTGATGAATTACAAATATCTAATGGAAAACCAGGAGAAAAGACTCAAATTCTCATGCATTTGTTTAACAATTATACTACTTTAGGTAAAGTATCAACATAGACTGATTTAAACTACTTAAAATATGCTGTGCGTATACGTGCGGCACGCTTTGTGCGTATGGGCAATTGCCACTAATCTAGTGTTCTGAGACATTATTAGAGAAAAAATATGCAGACAAGCATGATTGGAATGTCTGCACAACCAAAGCCGCCCGTTGCGCTTCTCAAACCCGTTACAGACCACTACTTCGCCACGAAGGTAACGGACAATTACTCTTACATAGAGAACTTCAAAGATGGAAAAGAGAACCGTTATAATATTTGAGCTTGAACCTGCACAATATCAACTACAGCACTAAAGCGCTTACTACAAACTAAGTCCAGTACAGAATCTTGGCATTGGGAAAGCGCCGTCCAATCTCATCCTCAAAAAAGGGCTTCATAGTCTTCATCGTGTCTGTATCGTAGACATACTTTGTGCCACCAAACTTATTTCGCTTGACACTGCGTTTAGCTTCGTCCATGTCTAGTTTTGATTGGGGATACCACGTTTGCAACACTTCTTTTGAACCTGGTGTAAAGCGGTGCGAGATAAGCTCAAAAGTGAGGTCACAATCAAAATCTAGTGCTTCACTAATCTGGTCAAACAAACGACCATAATGCATTTCCCAATCATCCATATGCATAATAGGCGCGATGACCAAACCTACAGGATACCCGCCACCACCTTGTTCTGGTGGTAACGCTAACCGCCGCAATGCCATCAGCCGTGATGATACGGACGCTGTACCACCTTCAAAGCGACCAGAAACAGGCGCAGCATTCACACTGATTCGGCAGCGTGTGTTACCATTGTGCGGTAAATTGAGTAGCTCATCCACAGCATCAAACTTGGACACCCATCGTAGATGTGCATCATCACGAGTGCCAAAGTAGCGGATACATTCAGCAAGGCTTCCTGTGAGATGCTCAATACCTAAAGGATCGGTGTAACAACTCACCTCAAAACTTGTTTTCCTCCCTGCTTGCTCGTAAGCTGCTAAGTTCTCTAATATTTGTGGCAGGTTGGCAAACACGCGAATGACAGGCGGACCTTGTAAGCTACCAGCTAAGTAGCAATATTGACAATGTGCTGGACAACCTTCGGCAATATGAAATTGCCACTCAGCCGATGGGGGGATAGGACTAAGCTTAAAGGAACTAGGCGGCGCTGTTACAATTGCGAGAGTGCGCTTGGCAGTGTTGTATGTGTCGCGTTCAGATTCTCCGCGCAAACCTGTCAAACGATTTCGCGCTAACTCTTCAATCGGTAAGTTGAGAGACTGCAAGCGTGCTAATATCTTCTGTCCCCACGGTTCAGAGAGGGCAGCTGGTGTGAATAACACCCGTTCTGGCATCCATAGTTTTGGTTCTCGCAAGGGTGTAGTTGGCGTCAGAACATTGTCTGCAATCATCTATCTTGCTAATTACTCCTAATAAATGTGGGTCAAGTTAAGCGATCGCAACAGCTAAAGAGACGCAAATGTGACGCATATTAAATATTCAGCTATTTATGCGATATATCTCTATTTTAAAATCATGAAAAATAACTTCGTACCTGCCAATAGAGCGGGTTATACCCAACTAAAAGTAGTAATTTTCTGTTGCAATTTTTGTTAACTTTAACTACGGCTGAACAACTACCTTGGCAGCATACACTTTGTATTTTTGGGATGTTGATTTAAAAATTGCTTCTGGGTTGCAATTATAATCCTTAACAGGAAACCACAGATAAAGTATGACCAAGCTACTCAGTAGCAGAAGCACTATAAAAATATAGTTGTGTTTATACCCCATAGACTTAAACAATTCATAACTCGTCATTACCAACTTAATGACGAATTAGGAATTATTGCATAGCGACTTGACTACAAAAGCCCAATCATGTGCAGGAGACCTTGACCTGTAATCAGTTCGATAATTAATGCTATGAAACCAAGCATAGCAATACGACCATTCCAAACTTCTGCACTTGTAGTCATACCCCATTCCCAACGTTCAGGCGGGTAGATTCTGACCTTTTTCTTCCATTGGCTGACTTGTGAAAACTTCAGACTGGGGGATTGCAACGCATCGAGAACCATGTCTGCTAGCGCTTTGACAAACACTGCATGAGTGTTTAAGGCGGGTACACGACGGAAGTTGTGAATTCCTGCTTCTTCTGCGATTTCCCGATACTCAATGTCAATTTCTTGTAGTGTCTCAATGTGTTCTGAGACAAAACTGATAGGCACGACAACCAAATCTTTCACGCCTTTTTCCGCTAG
The sequence above is a segment of the Mastigocladopsis repens PCC 10914 genome. Coding sequences within it:
- a CDS encoding glycosyltransferase codes for the protein MTITIAIIAGTYKPERCGVAHYTACLRDALKKHECQSVVLTIHAAATEVNDSTVMGVVQDWRFADLMSLVQAVHATKADILHMQHAAGTYAFERAIFLLPLLLRATGYRKPIVTTVHEYGWWEWQPKGIPPELVEWLKMWGQQRGWWDREDGFLLTYSDALITTNAEAEEVIYKRLPQLTNRVSRIPIAANVDVTPIDRNTARQQLRQRCNFALDTSIIAFFGFLHPVKGIETLLPAFKKVLTTHPQARLLLLGGVESLALRGEEAKRYWDKLHTLVAELNLSEMVHLTGYLDVETASKYLSGCDIGVLPFNHGMTMKSGSLLALLAHGLPVIATQHPTPLPDGHPVQLVPPRDIDALADALCQLLNDPDKWNHLGDAGRTFVQNFTWCNIARSHFNIYQKLLSCASLATPFGFASSLRRETRLQDWTHQSPGSGNPPA
- a CDS encoding YihY/virulence factor BrkB family protein, with product MNLKAIWGLFQETFNEWSNDKVSRLAAALSYYTIFSIAPLLIIVIAIAGAVFGEEAARGAIVGQLQGLVGKSSAEVIQTAIQNASQPKAGTIASLISIVVLLFGATGLFSELQDSLNTIWEVQPKPGRAMKNMIRQRFTSFAMVLAIGFLLLVSLVLSAVLAALISYFRNVVPGIDYIWQIVNFIVGFVVTTVLFGLIFKVLPDVKITWNDVLIGAALTALLFSIGRFLLGQYLGNGSFGSTYGAAGSIVVILVWVNYAAQILFFGAEFTQVYARKYGSRIVPADNAIPITEEARLNLGMKPKTAQTRIRKQSGKNSNLMSRLLRRFTQPKHVKRKRSHR
- the purB gene encoding adenylosuccinate lyase; translation: MIERYTLPEMGNLWTEAYKLKTWLQVEIAVCEAQAELGYIPTEAVEEIKARANFDPKRVLEIEAEVRHDMIAFLTNVNEYVGEAGRYIHLGLTSSDVLDTALALQLVASLDILMQRLEDLIEAIRQKAKEHRTTVMIGRSHGIHAEPITFGFKLAGWLAEVLRHQERLKILRETIAVGKISGAVGTYANIEPRVEAIACQKLGLQPDTASTQVISRDRHADYVQQLALLAASIERFAVEIRNLQRTDVLEVEEFFSKGQKGSSAMPHKRNPIRSERLTGMARLVRSHAGAALENIALWHERDISHSSVERVIFPDACILTHFMLVEITELVKNLLVYPENMEQNMNRYGGVVFSQKVLLALVDKGMSREEAYAIVQGNAHTAWNKPDGNFHDLIVKDPQVTQKLSPAEIEVCFDPQQHLRHLEQVYQRLGI
- a CDS encoding aldo/keto reductase; its protein translation is MSESTSNSEMLYRVLGSTGERVSAIGLGGWHIGLKYVDEQLGIRIVRTAIDRGITFMDNSWDYNDGVSEIRMGKALRDGYRDKVFLMTKIDGRSKKEAAKQIDESLQRLQVDYIDLVQHHEIIRYEDPHRVFDEEGANAAFIEAREAGKLRYIGFTGHKDPHVHLHMLEVAAEQGFKFDTVQMPLNVMDAHYRSFEKLVLPELVKQNIGVLGMKSLANGIILQSKTVTPIECLHYALNLPTSVVITGIDSMEILDQAFEAVRTFQPMNQQQVRSLLAKTTEAASRGEFEPFKTSSIFDSTAQNPDWLGEEPQRLQQLMPT
- a CDS encoding aminotransferase class IV gives rise to the protein MTFAKDLISYVNGKYVPSDQASLPVNDLGIVRGYGVFDYLRTYNGVPFRLREHVQRLQNSAELIGLNLPWSTEEIEAITQETLKRNNLPEANIRIVVTGGSSADFITPPEQPSLVVIVSPISQYPVEYYEQGVKVVTVEMERFIPNAKTLNYISAIMALQQAKRASAIDALYVNQQNHVLEGTTTNFFVFRDSQLITPKDNILHGITRNVVLELAKNRFEIVEKPIYYSDLNSCEEAFITSSTKEIMPVVQIDELQISNGKPGEKTQILMHLFNNYTTLGKVST
- a CDS encoding spore photoproduct lyase family protein: MIADNVLTPTTPLREPKLWMPERVLFTPAALSEPWGQKILARLQSLNLPIEELARNRLTGLRGESERDTYNTAKRTLAIVTAPPSSFKLSPIPPSAEWQFHIAEGCPAHCQYCYLAGSLQGPPVIRVFANLPQILENLAAYEQAGRKTSFEVSCYTDPLGIEHLTGSLAECIRYFGTRDDAHLRWVSKFDAVDELLNLPHNGNTRCRISVNAAPVSGRFEGGTASVSSRLMALRRLALPPEQGGGGYPVGLVIAPIMHMDDWEMHYGRLFDQISEALDFDCDLTFELISHRFTPGSKEVLQTWYPQSKLDMDEAKRSVKRNKFGGTKYVYDTDTMKTMKPFFEDEIGRRFPNAKILYWT